From a region of the Candidatus Rhabdochlamydia porcellionis genome:
- a CDS encoding TrmH family RNA methyltransferase, with protein sequence MSYLSSLQHPLVKHLVKLRRNRAYRYEQKTVLISGIKLICELSQKFSFKNILIEKTYRPLFSYKAQQTNTTSLAILEKITGLEAPEPIAAEVCMPIFQDLKSSKRLLILDRVVDPGNLGTLLRTALAFDWDVFLVEGCVDLYNDKALRAAKGATFFLNLTQGSLVHLQSLLQKGSFSIYAADAKGDKLQKNLPKKSIALALGNESHGVNPFIMQHAKKIAIPIKKSVESLNVAIAGAIFMYLLQEPQE encoded by the coding sequence ATGAGCTACCTTTCCAGTTTGCAACACCCTCTTGTAAAGCATTTAGTTAAATTAAGACGAAATCGCGCATATCGTTATGAACAAAAAACCGTCTTAATTAGTGGGATAAAATTGATTTGCGAATTATCTCAAAAATTTTCTTTTAAAAATATTCTGATCGAAAAAACATACCGACCTCTTTTTTCCTATAAAGCACAACAAACCAATACCACTTCTTTAGCTATCCTAGAAAAAATTACAGGGCTTGAAGCTCCTGAGCCCATTGCAGCTGAGGTCTGCATGCCTATCTTTCAAGATCTAAAGTCTAGTAAGCGCCTATTAATCTTGGATAGAGTAGTGGACCCTGGAAATCTAGGAACTCTTTTACGTACTGCTCTAGCATTTGATTGGGATGTATTCTTAGTAGAAGGTTGCGTAGATCTATATAATGATAAAGCGCTGCGTGCTGCTAAAGGGGCCACTTTTTTTTTAAATTTAACCCAAGGAAGCCTTGTCCATCTACAGAGTCTACTACAAAAAGGATCTTTTTCTATCTATGCAGCCGATGCTAAAGGAGACAAACTTCAAAAAAACCTACCAAAAAAATCTATTGCTTTAGCTTTGGGAAATGAATCCCATGGAGTAAATCCCTTTATCATGCAACATGCTAAAAAAATAGCCATTCCTATTAAAAAATCTGTTGAATCTCTAAATGTGGCAATCGCTGGAGCTATTTTCATGTATCTACTACAGGAACCCCAAGAATGA